One window from the genome of Musa acuminata AAA Group cultivar baxijiao chromosome BXJ1-4, Cavendish_Baxijiao_AAA, whole genome shotgun sequence encodes:
- the LOC135672371 gene encoding WRKY transcription factor 28-like: MSGYHEREHFRSLFHDELAALFSQRPTDGAACISGGPSGSDAGAIFPAVTFTDVPLGSMMDSDALPRAFGLSCSAPLDALGPGGRTGSPELMVDVGNGSGSLTPAFGCGGRATTVTPNSSTSSLSAEAAGEEDADRCKKEEQQEEEGDTSKKVKKPNKQGERRQREPRVAFVTESEVDHLEDGYRWRKYGQKAVKNSPYPRSYYRCTTQKCPVKKRVERSYQNSTIVITTYEGRHTHRCPATVRGSTLLLPPPLMSTSFF, encoded by the exons ATGTCCGGATATCACGAGAGGGAGCACTTCCGCTCCCTGTTCCATGACGAGCTAGCCGCGCTCTTCTCCCAGAGGCCGACAGACGGCGCCGCCTGCATTAGTGGTGGCCCAAGCGGATCCGACGCCGGGGCGATTTTTCCGGCCGTGACCTTCACCGATGTGCCGCTTGGCTCGATGATGGACAGCGACGCGCTCCCTAGAGCTTTTGGCTTGTCATGCTCGGCTCCGTTGGATGCGCTTGGCCCCGGAGGTAGGACGGGGTCTCCTGAGCTGATGGTGGACGTTGGAAATGGTAGTGGCAGCTTGACACCCGCGTTTGGGTGCGGTGGGCGTGCGACTACAGTGACGCCCAACTCTTCGACCTCTTCATTGTCCGCTGAGGCCGCCGGCGAAGAGGATGCGGACCGGTGTAAGAAGGAAGAGCAACAGGAGGAAGAAGGTGATACGTCTAAGAAAGT GAAGAAACCCAACAAGCAAGGAGAGAGAAGGCAAAGGGAGCCCCGCGTTGCTTTCGTGACCGAGAGCGAGGTTGATCATCTCGAAGACGGCTACCGGTGGAGGAAGTACGGCCAGAAAGCAGTCAAGAACAGCCCTTATCCCAG AAGCTACTATCGTTGCACGACTCAGAAGTGCCCGGTGAAGAAGAGGGTGGAGAGATCTTATCAAAACTCGACCATTGTGATAACCACTTACGAAGGGAGACACACTCATCGGTGCCCCGCAACAGTTAGAGGGAGCACACTGCTACTGCCTCCTCCGCTcatgtcaacgagcttcttctAG
- the LOC135644006 gene encoding high mobility group B protein 14-like isoform X2, which translates to MPPRNRRRKPRGSPPLLLRTTTATSPRSRPPLSSTIYFRKTFQQENPNVKSMRDIGKACGEKWKTMSFEEKVAYYDIATEKRAEFEKAMAAYIKRKESGEFSEGSDDYE; encoded by the exons ATGCCTCCAAGAAACCGAAGGCGAAAGCCAAGAGGAAGCCCTCCTCTTCTGCTAAGAACGACCACCGCGACAAGCCCAAGAAGCCGCCCACCGCTTTCTTCTACTATCT ATTTTCGCAAGACCTTCCAACAAGAAAACCCAAATGTCAAATCAATGCGAGAT ATTGGTAAGGCATGTGGGGAGAAGTGGAAAACAATGTCATTTGAG GAAAAGGTTGCATACTATGATATAGCCACAGAAAAAAGAGCTGAGTTTGAGAAGGCTATGGCAGCATACATTAAGAGAAAG GAAAGTGGTGAGTTTTCTGAAGGATCTGATGATTACGAATGA
- the LOC135644006 gene encoding high mobility group B protein 14-like isoform X1 produces the protein METRAKRAKATETATKPRKDASKKPKAKAKRKPSSSAKNDHRDKPKKPPTAFFYYLEDFRKTFQQENPNVKSMRDIGKACGEKWKTMSFEEKVAYYDIATEKRAEFEKAMAAYIKRKESGEFSEGSDDYE, from the exons ATGGAGACGAGAGCGAAGAGAGCCAAAGCCACCGAAACGGCGACGAAGCCGAGAAAAGATGCCTCCAAGAAACCGAAGGCGAAAGCCAAGAGGAAGCCCTCCTCTTCTGCTAAGAACGACCACCGCGACAAGCCCAAGAAGCCGCCCACCGCTTTCTTCTACTATCT GGAAGATTTTCGCAAGACCTTCCAACAAGAAAACCCAAATGTCAAATCAATGCGAGAT ATTGGTAAGGCATGTGGGGAGAAGTGGAAAACAATGTCATTTGAG GAAAAGGTTGCATACTATGATATAGCCACAGAAAAAAGAGCTGAGTTTGAGAAGGCTATGGCAGCATACATTAAGAGAAAG GAAAGTGGTGAGTTTTCTGAAGGATCTGATGATTACGAATGA
- the LOC135672372 gene encoding uncharacterized protein LOC135672372, producing MLLDRESIDLVLVPAGLAILFGYHLLLLYRLFRFPHTTVIGYENHNKRAWVERMMQTTPEETAIALQVISSSISASTNLASLSIALSSLIGTWIGSSSKVLMSEVIYGDTSQTTSSVKYVSLLTCFLAAFTCFIHSARYLVHASFMLSTLDSDIPISYVQNAVIRGSNFWSMGLRAMYFATALLLWIFGPIPMFACSVFMVMILHLLDTNSTPLHHFRNHPNKGLEKRINARHASSILENPMYPPLP from the exons ATGCTGCTGGATAGAGAATCCATAGATCTGGTTTTGGTCCCAGCTGGGTTGGCCATTTTGTTTGGGTACCATCTCCTTCTCCTCTACAGACTCTTCAGGTTTCCCCACACCACTGTGATTGGCTATGAGAACCACAACAAGCGAGCATGGGTCGAGCGGATGATGCAG ACAACTCCGGAGGAGACTGCAATAGCTCTGCAGGTGATATCAAGCAGTATATCAGCATCAACCAACCTGGCCTCGCTCTCTATCGCTCTGAGCTCTCTCATCGGAACCTGGATAGGAAGCAGCTCCAAGGTATTGATGTCGGAAGTCATCTACGGGGACACAAGCCAGACCACGTCTTCCGTGAAGTATGTTTCCCTGCTCACCTGCTTCTTGGCCGCCTTCACTTGCTTCATCCACTCGGCACGGTACCTCGTCCATGCCAGCTTCATGCTGAGCACACTGGACTCGGACATACCCATAAGCTACGTCCAGAATGCAGTGATCAGAGGCAGCAATTTCTGGTCGATGGGTCTCAGAGCAATGTACTTTGCCACCGCCTTGCTGCTGTGGATCTTTGGACCGATACCGATGTTTGCATGTTCAGTATTCATGGTGATGATACTGCACCTCCTCGATACTAATTCCACTCCACTGCATCACTTCAGAAATCACCCGAACAAGGGGCTAGAGAAAAGAATTAATGCAAGACATGCAAGTAGCATTCTTGAGAACCCGATGTATCCTCCACTTCCATAA
- the LOC135582476 gene encoding protein NUCLEAR FUSION DEFECTIVE 6, mitochondrial-like, with translation MAAAARSVLRSASIRGGAARVAAEAVAASRPQLRCLPKLRPAAASRFLRSPVEASFCVESLMPMHSATATALLTSMLNVSRRGYGWLSEAGNDDV, from the exons ATGGCTGCCGCCGCTAGGTCGGTCCTTCGCTCGGCTTCGATCCGCGGCGGCGCGGCGCGGGTCGCGGCCGAGGCCGTAGCGGCCTCGCGCCCTCAGCTTCGCTGTCTCCCCAAACTGAGGCCGGCAGCCGCCAGTCGTTTCCTCAG GTCTCCCGTGGAGGCGAGCTTCTGTGTGGAGTCGCTAATGCCGATGCACAGCGCAACGGCCACGGCGTTGTTGACCTCGATGCTCAATGTTTCGCGTAGGGGATATGGATGGCTCTCCGAAG CTGGCAATGATGATGTATGA
- the LOC135644017 gene encoding uncharacterized protein LOC135644017, with the protein MASGGSAGRAGASSSRSFDFGSDDVLCSYDDYAAQDISIGKRSDPPGRDLHESRIGRPLVNIYEQEDYSREDIISAVEKCMKKYADNLLRSLDGISGRLSQLEIFCYKLERSLGELRADFLQDQSEKDLKFKSLEKHLQEVHRSVQILRDKQELAETQKELAKLQLVQKESVEKNENAVARSVLDTKKLDDKPDVANQQLALVLPHQTSAPAVLPAGTSQPIQPYKELPVQHQVPVSPDIQQDQILMNQAGKYHLRHQTLPQDQCSQPMQYELHYVQARPQFQNNPIQAPPQQPPIANQNQPPSLPRQQLLPPQPGHPMPQQVVKLQQPASQAQIITQTPPSYPPYPSQPVNPVPETFPGSMPMQVPNPTILQSGGIRPEVLPFGYGGTGSSVSQPPPLHNMQLPVVSQPPPLHNMQQQMQLPAVSQPPPLHNMQQQMQLPAVSQPPPLHNMQQQMQPPVSQTSIGPQFGKGGYMGSATYPPTPYNPQAYHPAYSYPPSNLPASRNQQGPPSNGPAPHYETRLMRNHPYGDMIEKAIGMGYDGNQVMSLVQRMAETGQPVDFNSLLDRLNGQAAGATPRAW; encoded by the exons ATGGCGTCTGGTGGATCCGCTGGTCGGGCTGGCGCCTCGAGCTCCCGATCGTTTGATTTCGGCTCCGATGATGTCCTCTGCTCCTACGACGATTACGCGGCCCAGGACATCTCGATCGGGAAGCGATCGGATCCTCCCGGGAGG GATTTGCATGAGAGCAGGATAGGAAGACCATTGGTAAATATTTATGAGCAAGAAGATTATTCCAGGGAGGATATAATATCTGCTGTCGAGAAGTGTATGAAGAAATATGCTGATAACCTACTTCGATCTCTTGACGGTATTAGTGGCCGGTTGTCACAGCTGGAGATATTTTGCTACAAACTTGAAAGGTCGCTGGGTGAACTTCGAGCTGATTTCCTTCAGGATCAGAGTGAAAAAGATCTGAAGTTCAAGTCTCTCGAAAAGCATCTTCAGGAA GTCCACAGGTCTGTTCAAATTCTGAGAGACAAACAAGAACTCGCTGAAACTCAGAAAGAACTGGCCAAGCTTCAACTGGTGCAGAAAGAATCTGTAGAAAAGAATGAAAATGCTGTTGCACGATCAGTCTTAGATACAAAAAAGCTGGATGACAAGCCAGACGTTGCAAACCAACAGCTGGCCCTTGTTCTACCTCACCAGACTAGTGCTCCAGCAGTGCTTCCAGCCGGAACATCTCAGCCAATCCAACCATATAAAGAACTACCTGTCCAGCACCAAGTGCCTGTCTCTCCTGACATCCAACAGGACCAAATTTTAATGAACCAAGCTGGAAAATACCATCTTCGACATCAAACTTTGCCACAGGACCAGTGCAGCCAACCCATGCAATATGAGCTACACTATGTGCAAGCAAGACCTCAGTTTCAGAACAACCCAATTCAGGCACCACCACAGCAGCCACCGATAGCGAACCAGAATCAGCCTCCGTCATTGCCTAGACAACAGCTGTTGCCTCCACAACCAGGCCATCCAATGCCACAACAGGTGGTGAAGCTTCAACAACCTGCTTCACAGGCTCAAATCATAACTCAAACGCCACCATCTTATCCTCCTTATCCATCTCAACCTGTGAATCCTGTTCCTGAAACATTTCCTGGCAGCATGCCCATGCAGGTTCCTAATCCGACAATTCTGCAGTCTGGTGGAATTCGTCCTGAAGTTCTGCCATTTGGTTATGGAGGAACAGGCAGCTCAGTGTCGCAGCCACCACCCTTGCATAATATGCAGCTCCCAGTCGTGTCGCAGCCACCGCCCTTGCATAATATGCAGCAACAGATGCAGCTCCCAGCCGTGTCGCAACCACCGCCCTTGCATAATATGCAGCAACAGATGCAGCTCCCAGCCGTGTCGCAGCCACCACCCTTGCATAATATGCAGCAACAGATGCAGCCCCCAGTGAGTCAGACCTCTATTGGACCACAGTTTGGCAAGGGTGGTTACATGGGTAGTGCAACTTATCCACCGACACCATACAATCCACAAGCTTACCATCCTGCCTACAGCTATCCACCAAGCAACCTTCCAGCTTCCAGGAACCAGCAAGGACCTCCTAGCAATGGTCCAGCTCCGCACTATGAGACTCGGCTGATGCGCAATCACCCCTACGGAGACATGATTGAGAAAGCTATTGGAATGGGATATGATGGGAATCAGGTCATGAGCCTTGTTCAGAGGATGGCTGAGACTGGTCAGCCTGTGGATTTTAATTCCCTGCTCGATAGATTGAACGGACAAGCTGCTGGAGCAACCCCACGAGCATGGTAA
- the LOC135644029 gene encoding interactor of constitutive active ROPs 1-like, translated as MSKSRGTELPQRRPQRVPLHQKTNSEVNSLHRTAVAAVDRRVKPEKRQSPRSTLHEIQRKSGPRVTDLETKLGRALVELDRLRDRLALAEAAKLDAERALEMSKEQVPAASPVAKAVEEEKLLLSQDSDEISEVTQEAKTEEESINSPNTNDVFQVVAPTEPIHHGKDDVSKPEEDETETAKEEEKTEEEQCKRVEIPDSTEMVELKSKLLEKTTEVGILLEENVLFKRRAAEETAKATAAARAKEEELMTKLRSAEEELKQSKAKEELLTEQLQAAEGAKSVLEAEMNLLRVQTEQWRKAAEAAAAALVPGDVGDEEWGPALMAGDGMGEEGVVAGRRRKKGVAGVRMFGELWKKKNLHK; from the exons ATGTCGAAATCCAG AGGAACGGAGTTGCCGCAGAGGCGGCCGCAGCGTGTGCCGCTCCACCAGAAGACCAACTCTGAGGTCAACAGCCTCCACCGCACAGCGGTGGCCGCAGTCGATCGCCGTGTGAAACCGGAGAAACGGCAGTCCCCTCGTTCTACCTTGCACGAG atccagaggaagagcggcCCCAGGGTCACCGATCTGGAGACCAAGCTCGGCAGAGCGCTGGTGGAGCTCGATAGGCTAAGGGACCGACTGGCCTTGGCGGAAGCCGCGAAGCTCGACGCGGAACGAGCTCTCGAGATGTCCAAGGAGCAAGTGCCCGCCGCCAGCCCAGTAGCGAAAGCAGTTGAAGAAGAGAAGCTTCTGCTTTCTCAGGACTCCGATGAGATATCCGAAGTCACTCAGGAGGCGAAGACCGAAGAGGAGAGCATCAATTCACCGAACACCAACGACGTCTTCCAAGTAGTAGCACCGACCGAGCCCATTCACCATGGGAAAGACGATGTCAGCAAGCCTGAAGAAGACGAGACAGAAAcggcgaaagaagaggagaagacagAGGAAGAACAGTGTAAGAGGGTGGAAATTCCGGACTCGACTGAGATGGTCGAACTCAAGTCCAAGCTACTGGAGAAAACGACAGAGGTGGGGATTCTGCTAGAAGAGAACGTGCTCTTCAAGAGGAGAGCAGCGGAGGAGACCGCGAAAGCGACCGCCGCAGCACGTGCCAAGGAAGAGGAGCTCATGACGAAGCTGCGATCAGCGGAAGAGGAGCTGAAACAGAGCAAGGCGAAGGAGGAGCTGCTAACTGAGCAGCTGCAGGCGGCAGAAGGGGCGAAGTCGGTGCTAGAGGCGGAAATGAATCTGCTAAGGGTGCAGACGGAACAGTGGCGGAAGGCCGCCGAGGCGGCCGCCGCGGCACTGGTCCCCGGCGACGTCGGGGACGAAGAATGGGGTCCAGCGCTGATGGCCGGGGATGGCATGGGGGAGGAGGGGGTGGTGgccggaaggaggaggaagaagggggtGGCCGGAGTTCGCATGTTCGGTGAGCTTTGGAAGAAGAAAAACCTGCATAAGTAG
- the LOC135644041 gene encoding dof zinc finger protein 5-like — protein sequence MMGEVDEATSIKLFGAVILKEDTQAKEKKEAKDETAAAREAASAVALPCPRCQSKETKFCYFNNYNVNQPRHFCRACHRYWTAGGTLRNVPVGAGRRKMRRAPHAGATPSAGGTTCVMAYPSPSYLADRWLLRQRLEVQPRADFATFNRGLC from the coding sequence ATGATGGGCGAAGTGGACGAAGCAACAAGTATCAAGTTGTTCGGCGCAGTGATCCTCAAGGAAGACACACAAGCCAAGGAGAAGAAGGAGGCGAAGGACGAGACCGCGGCGGCCAGGGAGGCAGCGTCGGCCGTGGCGCTGCCGTGCCCGCGGTGCCAGAGCAAGGagaccaagttctgctacttcaACAACTACAACGTGAACCAGCCGCGGCACTTCTGCAGGGCCTGCCACCGCTACTGGACAGCCGGGGGCACGCTGCGCAACGTCCCAGTGGGCGCTGGCCGCCGTAAGATGCGCCGCGCGCCCCACGCCGGCGCCACCCCGTCTGCCGGTGGCACCACCTGCGTCATGGCGTACCCGTCCCCTTCGTACCTGGCCGATCGGTGGCTCCTGCGCCAGCGCCTGGAGGTGCAGCCGAGGGCTGACTTCGCGACCTTCAATCGTGGACTTTGTTGA
- the LOC135644047 gene encoding phosphoenolpyruvate carboxylase 2 yields MTRLEKTASIDAQLRLLAPGKVSEDDKLVEYDALLLDRFLDILQDLHGEDLREMVQECYEHSAEYERKHDPRKLEELGNELTSLDPGDLIVVTKSFSHMLNLANLAEEVQIAYRRRIKLKKGDFADENSATTESDIEETLKRLVAQLKKSPEEVFDALKNQTVDLVLTAHPTQSVRRSLLQKHARIRNCLTQLTAKDITPDDKQELDEALQREIQAAFRTDEIRRTPPTPQDEMRAGMSYFHETIWKGVPKFLRRVDTALKNIGIDERVPYNAPLIQFSSWMGGDRDGNPRVTPEVTRDVCLLARMMAANLYYSQIEDLMFELSMWRCNDELRVRADQLHRSSKKDAKHYIEFWKKVPPSEPYRVVLSDVRDKLYNTRERSRHLLSNGYSDIPEEATFTNVDQFLEPLELCYRSLCDCGDRPIADGSLLDFLRQVSTFGLSLVRLDIRQESDRHTDVIDAITKHLGIGSYREWSEEQRQEWLLSELNGKRPLFGPDLPKTDEIADVLDTFHVIAELPPDNFGAYIISMATTPSDVLAVELLQRECHVKKSLRVVPLFEKLADLDAAPAAVARLFSIEWYRNRIDGKQEVMIGYSDSGKDAGRLSAAWQLYKAQEELVKVAKQYGVKLTMFHGRGGTVGRGGGPTHLAILSQPPDTIHGSLRVTVQGEVIEQCFGEEHLCFRTLQRFTAATLEHGMRPPISPKPEWRALMDEMAIVATEEYRSIVFQEPRFVEYFRLATPELEYGRMNIGSRPSKRKPSGGIESLRAIPWIFAWTQTRFHLPVWLGFGAAFKHVLQKDIRNVHILQEMYNEWPFFRVTIDLVEMVFAKGDPGIAALYDKLLVSEDLWSFGGRLRANYEETKRLLLQVAGHKDLLEGDPYLKQRLLLRDAYITTLNVCQAYTLKRIRDPSYHVNVRPHLSREISESTKPAAELVKLNPTSEYAPGLEDTLILTMKGIAAGMQNTG; encoded by the exons ATGACTCGGTTGGAGAAGACGGCGTCGATCGATGCCCAGTTGAGGCTTCTGGCGCCGGGGAAGGTGTCCGAGGATGATAAGTTGGTCGAGTACGACGCCCTTCTTTTAGATCGGTTCCTCGACATCCTCCAGGATTTGCACGGGGAAGATCTCAGAGAAATG GTTCAAGAATGCTATGAACATTCTGCTGAGTATGAACGGAAGCATGACCCCAGGAAACTTGAGGAGCTGGGTAATGAACTGACAAGTCTGGATCCTGGCGATTTAATCGTTGTTACCAAATCATTCTCGCACATGCTTAACTTAGCCAACTTGGCTGAGGAGGTGCAGATTGCCTATCGCAGAAGAATCAAACTAAAGAAGGGTGATTTTGCTGATGAGAACTCTGCAACTACTGAATCAGACATTGAAGAGACCCTAAAGCGTCTAGTAGCGCAGTTAAAGAAGTCCCCAGAAGAGGTCTTTGATGCTCTCAAGAACCAGACGGTTGATCTTGTTTTGACTGCACATCCAACTCAGTCAGTCAGAAGGTCCCTGCTTCAGAAGCATGCAAG GATAAGAAACTGTCTGACGCAGTTGACTGCCAAGGATATCACTCCTGATGACAAGCAGGAGCTTGATGAGGCTCTTCAGAGAGAG ATTCAAGCCGCCTTTAGGACTGATGAGATCCGAAGAACTCCTCCCACTCCTCAAGATGAAATGAGGGCTGGAATGAGCTATTTTCATGAAACAATATGGAAGGGTGTTCCTAAGTTCTTAAGGCGGGTGGATACAGCACTTAAAAACATAGGAATAGATGAGCGTGTACCCTATAATGCTCCTTTGATTCAGTTTTCTTCATGGATGGGTGGGGATCGTGATG GAAATCCCAGAGTTACACCGGAGGTTACAAGGGATGTGTGCTTGTTGGCTAGAATGATGGCTGCAAACTTGTACTATTCCCAGATAGAGGATCTCATGTTTGAG TTGTCTATGTGGCGCTGCAATGATGAACTCCGAGTACGTGCAGATCAACTACATCGCTCCTCGAAGAAAGATGCAAAACACTACATAG AATTTTGGAAAAAAGTCCCTCCAAGTGAACCTTATCGTGTTGTGCTAAGCGATGTCAGGGACAAGCTATACAACACACGGGAGCGTTCTCGCCATTTACTGTCTAATGGATATTCTGACATTCCTGAAGAAGCAACTTTCACCAATGTTGACCAG TTTCTGGAGCCTCTTGAGCTCTGTTACAGATCGCTCTGTGATTGTGGTGATAGGCCCATTGCTGATGGAAGCCTCCTTGATTTCTTGCGCCAAGTGTCAACCTTTGGCCTGTCTCTTGTGAGGCTTGATATCAGGCAAGAGTCTGACAGGCACACTGATGTtattgatgcaatcaccaagcaccTGGGAATTGGGTCGTATCGTGAATGGTCTGAGGAACAACGTCAGGAATGGCTGTTGTCTGAACTTAATGGAAAACGCCCTTTATTTGGTCCTGACCTACCCAAGACCGATGAAATTGCTGATGTTTTAGACACATTCCATGTTATAGCCGAACTTCCTCCGGACAATTTTGGGGCTTATATCATTTCAATGGCAACAACACCATCAGATGTTCTTGCCGTTGAGCTGTTGCAGCGTGAATGCCATGTGAAGAAGTCATTGAGAGTAGTGCCACTGTTTGAGAAACTTGCAGATCTTGATGCAGCTCCTGCAGCTGTAGCCCGACTTTTTTCAATTGAATGGTACAGGAATAGGATTGATGGTAAACAGGAAGTTATGATTGGGTATTCAGATTCTGGAAAGGATGCCGGGCGTCTTTCTGCAGCGTGGCAGTTATATAAAGCTCAAGAGGAACTTGTAAAGGTAGCTAAGCAATATGGAGTGAAATTAACAATGTTTCATGGGCGAGGGGGAACTGTTGGAAGAGGAGGCGGTCCTACTCATCTTGCTATATTGTCTCAGCCACCAGACACGATACATGGATCCCTCCGAGTTACAGTTCAAGGTGAAGTAATAGAGCAGTGTTTTGGGGAGGAACATTTATGCTTCAGAACTCTTCAACGTTTCACAGCTGCTACACTTGAGCATGGAATGCGTCCCCCCATTTCTCCAAAACCAGAATGGCGTGCTTTGATGGATGAGATGGCTATTGTGGCTACAGAGGAGTATCGATCAATTGTCTTCCAAGAACCACGTTTTGTCGAGTATTTCCGACTG GCGACACCTGAGCTGGAGTATGGTAGAATGAACATTGGCAGCAGACCTTCAAAAAGAAAGCCCAGCGGAGGCATTGAATCACTGCGTGCAATCCCATGGATTTTTGCATGGACACAGACACGGTTTCACCTTCCTGTGTGGCTTGGATTTGGTGCGGCATTCAAGCATGTGTTGCAGAAGGATATCAGGAATGTTCACATTTTACAGGAGATGTACAATGAATGGCCATTTTTCAGGGTCACAATCGATTTGGTGGAGATGGTCTTTGCTAAAGGAGATCCTGGAATAGCTGCATTGTATGATAAACTTCTAGTGTCTGAGGATTTGTGGAGCTTTGGGGGGCGACTCAGAGCCAACTATGAAGAAACAAAGCGTCTTCTTCTTCAG GTCGCTGGTCACAAAGATCTTCTTGAAGGGGATCCATACTTGAAGCAGCGGCTGCTGCTGCGTGATGCTTACATTACAACCCTTAATGTTTGCCAAGCCTACACACTGAAGCGGATTAGAGACCCGAGCTACCATGTCAATGTGAGACCCCATCTGTCGAGGGAGATATCAGAGTCCACCAAACCAGCAGCAGAATTGGTGAAGCTGAACCCAACAAGCGAGTATGCCCCTGGGCTGGAGGACACCCTCATCTTGACGATGAAGGGTATCGCTGCCGGCATGCAGAACACTGGCTGA